A window of Osmerus mordax isolate fOsmMor3 chromosome 11, fOsmMor3.pri, whole genome shotgun sequence genomic DNA:
TCCGCAGTATTTTTCTAATAACGTCATATAAAAGTTTAGACACATCTTCAACTGCACTTCAAGATTTATTTCATGTACACAGTTATAGTTTAACATAATACAGGAATAACAAAGATTTGCTTATCCCAAATGTACCACATTTGACTATCACATTGGCATTGTTTGGCATATTGCTTCCCAAAATCAAGGCAATTTGCATAAATTACTGTTAGTAGAGCAatgtttcttctctctcactttttcttaGAATTTTTTACAGTTTCAACAGCAATACACATaataaattattaaattaaTTCACAAGCAATCCATAACTGGATACAATGTTTTACAGTAGTAGCAACAGGAATGGTAAAATGAAGTCTACTTTTAGAGTATCTCAACTCTGAAAACTGACAGTGGAAATGAGAATATCAGTTCCATTGACTCAGTTTAGTTTAACATACTACAGCATACAATCtaccacaacacatacacagggTTTTCACTTTTAGTAGATCTCTCTCAAGACACAGTATCAGTTCACAGATACATTTTTTCTTTCAGTCGTTGTCTTTAGGTCTGAACTACTGTTCACATGGGAAGGCCTTAGTCAGTGCAATTTAACAACAGACCTCTCTCTGGAAGTATGGATCACATATCTATATTTCTAAAAGGTTAAGGTCTGCCTCCACATTGATTTGAGTCCACCTATGTACATTTCCCCGTTCCACCATTTCCAGTAAAAAAATTATGATAACAATAATACAAAAGCAGTAAAAATGGTAGAAAAACATTAGGATGTAACTTCTGCCAAATAACAATCATATAGCATTCCATGGCCACAATGTTGTTACACATGATTCCCCTATCAGGGGTCCCAGCCCGCACTGAAATACTGGACTTAGATACACAAATCAAAATAATATTGCCAATTATATATCCCACACAGATGAAATTGGTTATTAGTTAACAAATCATGAATGACAGCAATGTCTGAGTCAAAAGGAATGGGGACACACTTAGATGATATTAGTTTTAGAATGTATGATTATCCTGTGGATAACATTTCTATCCTGTAATTATTGTGTTGCAAATATTCTATGCTGCAATGTACACAATTATACTTGACTGTAGTGTGCTTCAGGCATTTGAAAAAAAGTGCCTATTACACTTTTGTAATAGCCTACACCACTAACGCTTAATACAACTGAATTACTTAGCAATTCCCATGTACCCACATTGTTTTGGGGATCAGTATTGTTATGTAGCTACGTGGTAGATAATGTAATTTAAAGTAAAGTGTTGATCGAAATATTATTGACAAATGATCCCAGGATTTCAGTATTACAAAATGCCTGATAACCATATGTGAAATAAAtgtgagtatgtttgtgtgggtaaaagagatagaaagagagagaaagagagatgttggAGCTTACAGAAGTAAATGTAATAACACTTTTCAGAAAACCTTGGATATGGCACCTCATATGGTGTTTTGTAATCAATGAACATCTACCTGGCATCATTAGTGAGTCCTACCCAAGAGCTGTTTCTTTTTCTCGAGGTAAACATTTCTAGagtaaagcattatttgagtGTTATACCCACTTGTTCACCTTTCTCTGATGCATACTACATGCACATACTAACGAAAGGGACATCAGATTAATcttcacaaatgtttttttttttttttcactgatGGACCAACATCTCATTAACTTGTATTTAAGGAGACCTGTTAACATAAGAGACTGTTCTTGGTAAATATAGATGACACACTGTCATTTGTACTGGCAAAAGCAACAGTCATTTGAAATGATCATTAAGGTTTCTGACAAAGACCTTATAAGGCTGCATTTAGTCTCTCTCAGCAGACATGCACAGCTGAAATAACTACCTGCAATAAAGAGAACCTTTTCACTAGTTTTGCAAGGCTCAGCTCAAATGAGCTTGCTTGAAGTCAAAGGCAAGAGTCTGACTAGCAATGAAAGGCTGCATGTTTGCATTCCTGATAAAATAACAGTATTGCACTGCCTCCCTCATTAGTTGCTGTAGCTAGTGTGGTCATAAACAGCAATACTGTCTTGATTGGCAGCAATTTGCTAATTTACCTGCTAAAGAGACAAAACATAAGACACctctacaaaaacaaaacaacaactcaGCTCAGACAACTTCAGTGAAATACATGTACTGCGTACAGTACATATCAGGACTTAGAAGGCAAGTTGATTTCAGCTGACCATATCAGTATCAGTTGTCCATAGTATGCAGTAACAGTCTTTCCAAGGTGAACTTTGGCAGATTGGTTCATGGTAAGGCCTAATGTCCTGCATACACTGGCTGTGCAATGCACTGAAGGTGAACACAGAGGAAAGGCTTAGGCTTTGTAGGCTATGGCTTTATGTCCCCTCAGTCTCCTCCGTTACAAGACACAACAGAGGTCCAATTTGCCACCTTTCAGTGTTCATTCATTCCCAAAACGGAGTGGAGACGGTGAAATTAGCCTGTCACGAGAAGAGGGTCCTTGTTGCCAAGACCGCGTCAGGACTTGACCCCCTTGGTGGGCTCAGTAGACTGCCGCACATCTGTCCACTCTTGCATGGTGTTCTGCAGGGCCTGGGTCTTCTCCTTGTCCACCTGCACATAGTCCACCTTCTCGTCAGAGTTCACGGATGACGTGGACGGCTGCGAGTGACAGGAAAACCACAAGAGAGCGGAGGGAGAACGTGTTTCGTGAGAAACGATCGTCGCTTTGTGAATGTGGGACGGAAAAAGACACCTGTCTGTTGGAGTGTCGGCCCGTGTTTTTGTATTCTCTGCCTGTGCGCTTACCTTCCTGTGTGGACTCGGGGAGCCGGGCTGGAAGTCCAGTGCCAGGTAGTCCACGTTGCCACACTTCCTGGGGGCGGGGCTGCTGGTACCACTCACAGCTGGAGAGGTAGACGCCGGGTTCTGCTatagagggtagagaggagagggatggacagcTTGAGACATCCCAGCTTCCCGGAATAGCTACTGTTTGCCATATACTGAAGGAAGAGGGTATCATATGTCATTAAAGTGAACGCACGAAGGTGCCATCTCCACATAGAAATCGGTGCTCACCATTGCCACATAATTCTCTTCACTGTCTGCTGAGTCTGTGCTGGTGATGCTCTGTGTGGAGATTGGTCGACAGTGCTGGGAGGACATGGAGTTCATAGCAGGCCTAAGGAAACAGGAGAGGTCTGTGAGGGCTCCTAGGGGCTGTTGTGCACTGCACTGCATCACCAGACTACATTACAACACTAGTTAGCCCTGGGGGTTAGGCTACAAAGATGCAAAGTCTCAGGACCCTGTTGGGTATATGTAGAACTACACTTTGGGATTTGACGAAAATAAAAGGAATATGTGGCTAAAGTGCTGACAACTTCAAGTATAGGATTTTTTCATCCATGATCAGATTGAATACATATGAATTCTAACCCTTCAACTGTTTCGTTCATCAATAACAAGAAAACAGCCCCAGTGAGCTGATCTATGACATATAATGCTCTAGTGAAGATAAAAAATCTGACAGAAGCCCATGTATTCTCTGCAAGATGTACAGAAGGCATAGATACAATATCATATGCAGAAGACTAGTAGATAAACCAGGAAGACGACTGGTGCTAATGATGCGAGACTCACATGGGTCTGGTCCAGGACATGGTGATTGGGCTCTTAAATGGCAGTTCATCAATGATTCCATTGTTTCTCAAGTCAAGAGGTGAAGGCTTTGCTAGGAACACAAAGAGAGGGGGTTTGAATACAAAACCTACAAACACATTGATAAAAGGATGCTGAAAGAAATCAAATTTAGGAGCAACAATCGACTGTAACTTAAGAGAAATCAAGACACTTACATTTCCTATTGGGTTTTAGATTGCGATTGATGGGTGGTGGTGTGACATCACTGAGGCGCCCAGGGcggtgagacagggaggcagtgcTCCCCTTACGGGCTGGAAGTGTTGCAGAGAACCCTGGGAAGTCAAAGTGGTGAGGTCCAGGACTCATGGGAATGTAGATGTTCTTGGGGCTGTCGGCCTGGGCAGcgttgaggggggaggagccgggGTTCATGGGTACATAGTTGTCCTCAGAGTCCCCGCTGTCTGAGCGGGTTAGAGGGGTCTTTGCTCTCTGTCGGTGAGGCCAAAACAGAAATTTTGATTCAAAACAGTCAAATAATTATTTTCTTGTATAAAAATACAGTGACAACTGTGTCTGTCGAGCGTAATGGAGGAGCCGACTCACCAGGTAGGAGCTTAGGCCATCTGATTCCACTGTCTGCCCTGAGTTGTTGAAATAGATCGGACGGTGATGGTTGTTAGTCTCAAAGGAGGAgcctgaagagagagacaagaggaatGTTCCCATCAACATTCTTCCAAAACCACCACAACAGGTTCAGAGCTATAGGCAAGCTATACGTTTTTGTCCAGTCGGTTTCTATACAACGCACCTTATTTATCTGGATGCAGAGTACAGTAAATGAGTAAACCGATGGCTTTGCAGACGGAACAAATGTACATGGCATTTCATTATATGCTCCATTGCTTTATAATTAGTTTCTGGGAAAGCGTGGCATCAGGCAGCGCAGGTGTGGGACCAGCCTGGGGCCAGAGTGACAGGGTTCAGAGGTAACttcctgtttctgtgtctgcaaGGGCTTATCTAGGCCGGCTCAGAGTGCGGCGTACCGAAGAGGCCGGGCATCGAGTctttactcttttttttttttttttactgcttatCAGCCTGGAACAAGGCATTCTGGAACAGGCCACATGGCTAGAATTTCATTAGAGTCTCAGCAAAACAGCGTCTGCCAGACTAGCTCTTTGTCTCTGCTCAGCTGCTAGTGTTAAATCAgaacagacaaagacagagagaggaaaagtaaAAGAGACAGATAGAAGAGTGTGTGCTGATACTCTGAGTCATGCAGCGAAAGAATCTTCTCTACACAGAACACGCTCTACACTTACCAAGGTACATTATGAATTATCATAACTTATCACTGACAGAAACAACCATAATAACGCAACAAAACTATTATTAATATATAACAAAACACATTATACCCTATTATGAAACAGCGCTGTCGAGCAAGTTCGAATAGATCTATCCTTCTACTGCATACCTTaggctgtctgtctttctgtatgtTTGTTTACCTCTGTGTAGTCGGATGTTCTCCACAGCCGGCAAGGTGTTTCTCCTTGGAATGACAGACACTGTCGTGGTCACCTCTCCATTGTTAGGgcttccccacctcccctcggAGCCCTGGCTCGGCTTTGGTGGCCGGGGTGGTGGGGCACTGGAGCTCTCAGAGCTGGAGGGAGTCAGGGCATTGTGGTTCTTGTCAAAAGTCCGGGGGATCTGGTAGAAGGATCCAGGCGGGGTGGGGAGGTCGTAGTTGTCAGGCAGCCGTTCGTTATTGTGTGTGGCGGCAAGAGTGTTACAGGGCATCTTGAAGGTGTACACTTCCTCGTTTTCCAGCTCCAGATCTACCAGACCACCATGGGGAGGGCCCTCGGAGCTGTAGCCCCTCGGCAGGACGTAGCAGGCCTCCTGGGGGGAATCTGCGTGTGCAGGCAGCTGGTGTTTGCCAGGCTTGGGCAGGCTGTAGAAGCCATGCAGCTGAGCGCCCATGCCGTTGAGACAGTGGGAGAAGCCATGAGACAGTTTCTGCACCGCTGAGTCACTGCCCACAAACAGATTGCTGCGCGTGGCCTGAGAGAAACTGGCACTcctaaaaacacacagacaagagaGTTAGTCTTTCTGCAGGGCAGAAACAGCATCATCACAGATAGACATCTGCCATAACTTTCACTGCCAACATCTATCACATATGCTACTAAAACTAGTTAGCACTCATTAAGAGTGATGTAGGGTTCTATTCCCCATACGGCCACTAGAGGTTAGTGCAGCATTTCCTCTTGCAGCAAAACAACATGGATGGTTTTGACTGTAACATTTGCCTTGGATGAAACTGATGTTCTTTTATTTTGTCTTATGTTTCCTTGTTTCAAAATAAATACGAATTCACTGTTATACAGATGTTTTTGCATCTAATCTATCAACCAGGCTGTCTTTAGAACGTAGTGTGTTGATTTGTCCActtctgaggagagggaggacatccATGTTGAGAGGGTAACCTTTATC
This region includes:
- the gab2 gene encoding GRB2-associated-binding protein 2 isoform X2 produces the protein MSGGEIVFQGWLRKSPPEKKLRRYAWKKRWFILRSGRMSGDPDVLEYYKNDHSKKPIRIIDLHCCEQVDAGLTFKRKEFQDSFVFDIKTSDRTFYLVAETEEEMNKWVRSICQLCGFNQSEDNHDGRSSTVHMPRSLAADVTGSMAPLIGERKSSAPVHSSQPVLFTFDVPVRHTHHGSLSNSAPQDYLLLHQCMSRKTEGSRSASFSQATRSNLFVGSDSAVQKLSHGFSHCLNGMGAQLHGFYSLPKPGKHQLPAHADSPQEACYVLPRGYSSEGPPHGGLVDLELENEEVYTFKMPCNTLAATHNNERLPDNYDLPTPPGSFYQIPRTFDKNHNALTPSSSESSSAPPPRPPKPSQGSEGRWGSPNNGEVTTTVSVIPRRNTLPAVENIRLHRGSSFETNNHHRPIYFNNSGQTVESDGLSSYLRAKTPLTRSDSGDSEDNYVPMNPGSSPLNAAQADSPKNIYIPMSPGPHHFDFPGFSATLPARKGSTASLSHRPGRLSDVTPPPINRNLKPNRKSKPSPLDLRNNGIIDELPFKSPITMSWTRPMPAMNSMSSQHCRPISTQSITSTDSADSEENYVAMNPASTSPAVSGTSSPAPRKCGNVDYLALDFQPGSPSPHRKPSTSSVNSDEKVDYVQVDKEKTQALQNTMQEWTDVRQSTEPTKGVKS
- the gab2 gene encoding GRB2-associated-binding protein 2 isoform X1, with amino-acid sequence MSGGEIVFQGWLRKSPPEKKLRRYAWKKRWFILRSGRMSGDPDVLEYYKNDHSKKPIRIIDLHCCEQVDAGLTFKRKEFQDSFVFDIKTSDRTFYLVAETEEEMNKWVRSICQLCGFNQSEDNHDGRSSTVHMPRSLAADVTGSMAPLIGERKSSAPVHSSQPVLFTFDVPVRHTHHGSLSNSAPQDYLLLHQCMSRKTEGSRSASFSQATRSNLFVGSDSAVQKLSHGFSHCLNGMGAQLHGFYSLPKPGKHQLPAHADSPQEACYVLPRGYSSEGPPHGGLVDLELENEEVYTFKMPCNTLAATHNNERLPDNYDLPTPPGSFYQIPRTFDKNHNALTPSSSESSSAPPPRPPKPSQGSEGRWGSPNNGEVTTTVSVIPRRNTLPAVENIRLHRGSSFETNNHHRPIYFNNSGQTVESDGLSSYLRAKTPLTRSDSGDSEDNYVPMNPGSSPLNAAQADSPKNIYIPMSPGPHHFDFPGFSATLPARKGSTASLSHRPGRLSDVTPPPINRNLKPNRKSKPSPLDLRNNGIIDELPFKSPITMSWTRPMPAMNSMSSQHCRPISTQSITSTDSADSEENYVAMQNPASTSPAVSGTSSPAPRKCGNVDYLALDFQPGSPSPHRKPSTSSVNSDEKVDYVQVDKEKTQALQNTMQEWTDVRQSTEPTKGVKS